Within Planococcus citri chromosome 2, ihPlaCitr1.1, whole genome shotgun sequence, the genomic segment CCACATTGGTTCTCGATGGTCCCACTTATGACTATGTCTAATTATTGTCTATTgcttctattttatttttataaattcgttTATTGTATTCGGGTAGAACAAGTTTGCGGGCTCGagtttattatttcaatttgaaatacaaTTCGTTCGAGAAAGCTTTAGATCACGACGACGGAATTATGGTCTTGAACGTTCCAATTGCAACTGATGTAAGTACAcgggtacatatttttttattcgatgccCCTGagtatacctatgtattgtTTTACTCGTAAATGAAACAAATAAACCAATTTGTCCTTATGTTTCGTGAATTTTCATAGGGTGATTTTCCTAACCCGTTGTTCCATGGGTTATCTAAAgttattaggaaaaaaatgaaacaaccaGGAGATTATTCCAAAGTTCATTGTGCTTTAACATACCGATGGTTCGCTAATTTTCGCCCCGAAAGTGTTTACACTTCTTATAGAGCGGACTTCAACGatgaagaatttggaaaaaaattctgcgCTAGGGTTATTAATCTGCCTGCCGATCCACATttaaactacgtttcgaaagcACAGGTAAATGAACCTACCTAAATATGATTGAATCTACGTATTAATGATTTTTCGTTGCTTGTACGAGTAtgacttttttcatgaaaaatggaaaGAGCTTCTCATAGAGTGATCAGTTATTGAGTTGAGTCAACTGAAATTTGATAACACTAGCTGTGTCCtattaatttcagttcaaaCAAACGTTTGGCAAACTGAAGGATATCTCGCAGGAAGCTGTGAGTGATGAATTCATTCGAGACGCGGGTGTGGCCAGGACTCCTGTGGAAAGGCATGCTGGAATATGTGTTTTGAATCTTCCAGCATGATTagtgtgtttttaaaatatgttaatGTTTAACGATACTTATTTAACTACTCATTTTCAAGAGCAggtaaacaatttttctttgtaatttgaatcatttttacgCACCTGTGAAATTCGTTGGCTCAATTTTACTGCTAAATACATACTGTAAGAGTGAAATGGTGTACCTTTTCGTTTCTTCAAGTACGTAACTCTTTACCTTAACATTGATGAATCGAGTCAGTACGCTACTTCAGGTTGTTATCGTGTTATTTATGGAAATGGAAACGGAAACGATTCATCATTAAATGTCTCATTAAACGTACCGGTACTCGCCACTCTATTATAACTATTATAAGTTatatttccaatatttttatacgtatttgaATCAATAACCTGATCcgacagggtgcgcagaaatatcgtgtACCCCTAAtaaagttttctgccaaatatTTTACCAGGTGTAAATTCTTACATTTTACGAGGTATTATGTAAGTAAAACGTAATTTAAACAATTTATGCAGTTTGCATATCGTATGTGTGGTGTTTGCTTATcaatcatcattcatcaataCTTGCCTGttgtaaaatagaaaaacacGATAAGACGTTATTGACTCGGAAAAATAACATGGTACAAATTTGTGGGCGAAATTTAACCATTGCACTATTAGATCGTTTCGAATTCAGTAATTGCATGTGACAGGATCTGTTCAAAGATGTATtcaattcgtaaaattttgttgtgctttttgCTATTCAATATCGacggtttatttttttccagagaaaatttcgtttttggtaatttactttttttcaaaacgtttttcaTAATCGTGTACTTGGATACTCGTAAGTTCAAATAACTGAGAAAATATTTACTCATcggacattttgaaaaaaaatttcagcttttgaagAACTGTTCACGCCAGGTCTTGCTGTTCGCACTGGCATAAAAACAGCTATCAAAGCTTCATCTGAATTACTTGGATCTTGGAGACCGTTGACTTTTTTCAATGCCTTGGATGAGACGAGTCTGGTTAATCTGACGTCGACATCACGTATGATTTCATCAGTACAAATTCTGGATTTTGGTATCAGTGGTGGAAATTTTACTAATGAGATTATACGATATTATGTACAGTCGATATGAGAATTCTTACTCCTAAAACTGTGGCAACCATAACTGGAGGTGTTTTTGGCAAAGATAATTACGAATATCATAAGTATTcgatgttttggaaaattggccCATGGAATGAGTAAGTAGGTCAGGTGATTCGTGAATAAGTATGTATGGCGAGAAAGCCGCTCAAAATCTGGTCATTAACAGTAATTGCTATTTCACTGAGAATCTATCAGAGGCTCTGGAATCCCCCAAAACTACTACTTGACTCCTAAAAATTACATTACTTTTACTTGCTgcggttaatttttcaatttttaatttgttttttacaaattttaaaattttttatcctccaaaaaaatctttcaagttctgaaattttaaaagctaaaaaataaGCTTTTTGCGTAAGAAAAAATCGCCTTCCTGAAAGTAATATCGTCTTTGTACCTCTTGAAATCAAATTATCAAcaactttcgcccttgctttactcgggctaatttgtttcttgttttaaaattttaaaaattcacatttgggctCCCTGTTCAAATTGTATTTGCTTCGGGCCCGCATTAGCTCTCGACTGCCCTGCTTGGCTATTGCCTATTTCTATTCCttctattttatgttttttttttcaattcgttcattaTATTCGGGCAGAACAAGTTTGCGATCGCgagtatatttcttcaatttgaaataCATTACATTCGAAAAAGCCTTAGACCACGACGACGGAGTTATTGTCTTGAATTTCCCAATTGCAACTGATGTAAGTACATCAGTATTTTATTCTATTCGATACATCTGAATACCTTACTTAAGTACTTATTAAAATGGAACAACATGTCTTGTGTTTTGTGAATTATCATATGTATTATAGGGTGATTTTCCTAACCCACTGTTCCATGGGTTATCCAAACTGATTGGAAGCAAACTGATACGACCAGGAGATTGTTCCAAAGTTCTATGTGCTCTTACCTACCGATGGTTCGTGAATTTTCTCCTCGATAGTGTTTACACTTCTTATATAGCGGATTTTAACGATGAagaattcggaaaaaaattctgcGCTAGGGTTATTAATCTACCCGCGAATCCACATTTAAATTACATTTCGAAAGAACAGGTAAATGAACCTATCTAAGGGTCCTTCGACGTCAATTCgatcaagaagtggtaagggggggtcggcgattttttttgaaatgtttcccGTGGAAAGAtcttctgaagggatgaccaatggcgcaaatcgcagctctctagTCCTTTTTtgaaggctgctagggggtgtcataGTTtccagtgaacctaaaatatcatccctttcagcagtggattactcgataaccgcgaaacctactaaaatgaaacttttcccaatagttacGGGTTtcgaaaggctttttggtgatatcataaaaatcagtgttgccactttttttcgtgcaaaaaattagctcgaaaagtttcaaaacgtagttttcatttcgttcggactctcaaaaattctgaaaaaaatatattgtggacaaattttcatgctaaacaacattataaaaaaattggggtggcattatttcgtaaagtcgatttttgaaaaattgaatgattgcgaaaaaatgcgattttttggtttaaaacatgaaaaaagttttgattggtgaagttaaccaatttgacccctatttttatgtatccactgaaaaggttgaaaaaacactttcgatatgagtgtaatttttattgactatttcatgaaatacgtcagaaagaagtcaaaaaagcacaactgaataattttaaactttttttgatgtatggaattgaaaattgaattttttcgaattttgatttttttttgtgatgtgttcatttcatcgagtgaacgtgttttttcaacttttttaacggatacgtaaaaatatgggtcaaatgggtcaacttcaccaatcaaaactttttttcatgttttaaatcaaaaaatcgcattttttcgcaaattttcaattttttaaaatcgattttacgaaataatgccaccccaattttttaatatgttgttcagcatgaaaatttatccataatatattttttttcagaatttttgagagcctgaacgatatgaaaactacgttttgaaacttttcgagctaatttttcgtacgaaaaaaagtggcaacactgattttcatatCATCAAAAAGTTAAAGAGCTTTACAAAAAGTCTTttaaaacctctaactatttgaaaaagttctgttttggtatgtatcgcggttatcgagtaagccactgctgaaatgaatgatatttcaagttcactgtaaattttgacaccccctagcagcctttaaaaaagggctacagggctgcgatttgcgccatatAGGTCATCCTTTGAAAAGGTCTTTCCGCcggaaaaattccaataaaatcgtcgacccccccccctcta encodes:
- the LOC135837055 gene encoding uncharacterized protein LOC135837055, with protein sequence MYSIRKILLCFLLFNIDGLFFSRENFVFAFEELFTPGLAVRTGIKTAIKASSELLGSWRPLTFFNALDETSLVNLTSTSLDMRILTPKTVATITGGVFGKDNYEYHKYSMFWKIGPWNETSLRSRVYFFNLKYITFEKALDHDDGVIVLNFPIATDGDFPNPLFHGLSKLIGSKLIRPGDCSKVLCALTYRWFVNFLLDSVYTSYIADFNDEEFGKKFCARVINLPANPHLNYISKEQFKQTFGKLKDISQKAANEEFIRDGGVARTPMERHAGICVLNLPC
- the LOC135837057 gene encoding uncharacterized protein LOC135837057; protein product: MYSMRKILLCFLLFNIDGLFFPRENFVLAFEDLFAPSLAVRTGIKSIIKASSQLLGSWKPLTIFTSMDETSLVNLTSKSFDMRVITPKTVATITGGVFGKDNYEFHKYSMFWKIGSCNETSLRARVYYFNLKYNSFEKALDHDDGIMVLNVPIATDGDFPNPLFHGLSKVIRKKMKQPGDYSKVHCALTYRWFANFRPESVYTSYRADFNDEEFGKKFCARVINLPADPHLNYVSKAQFKQTFGKLKDISQEAVSDEFIRDAGVARTPVERHAGICVLNLPA